The bacterium DNA window CGGCATGGGGTTGCGCCGATCCCGGCATTCAGTTTGACGACACGATCAACGACTGGCACACCAGTCCTAACACCGCCAAAATTAATGCATCCAATCCGTGTTCCGAATACATGTTCCTCGATGACACGGCATGTAATCTCGCCTCGATCAATTTAATGAAACTCACGGACGAGAGCGGCAAGTTCGACATCGATGGATTTCGCGAAGCGAGCCGCATTTTCATTATTGCGCAGGAAATTTTAGTTGACATGTCGTCGTATCCGACGCATAAGATCGCCCAGAACAGTCACGATTATCGTCCGCTCGGATTGGGTTATGCCAATCTCGGCACGCTGCTCATGGTCAACGGAATTCCGTATGACAGCGAAGAAGGACGCGCATGGGCGGGCGCTATTACCGCGATCATGCATGCATGGGGTTATCGCGGCTCCGCTGAAGTTGCATCGATCAAAGGTACTTTTGCGGGTTACAAGAAAAACGAAAAACCGATGATGCGTGTGATGAATAAACACCGTGATGCGGCGTATAAGATCGATGCGGAAAATTGCCCGGAAGAGCTGCTCAAAGCGGCTCGTGAAGATTGGGACGCCTGCGTGTCGATGGGAGAAAAATTCGGTTACCGCAATGCACAGGCCACCGTGCTGGCGCCGACCGGCACGATCGGGCTTTTGATGGACTGCGACACGACCGGCGTTGAACCGGAATTCTCGCTCGTCAAATGGAAAAAACTTGCCGGCGGCGGCTATTTCAAGATCGTAAACGGTTCGATTCCGCAGTCGCTGCGCAAACTCGGTTATAAAGCCGAAGAGATCGACGGTATTATCAAATACATTCTCGGACACGGCACGTTCAAAGGCGCGCCGTATGTGAATCCGGAACAACTCAATCAATTAGGATTTACCGACGCGCAGATTGAAGAAGCGGAAGCGTATGTCAATAAGAATAAATCGCTCGACGAATGGACGCCGCACATCAATATTAAAACGCTCAAAGCCCGCGGGCTTTCCGGCGAACAAATTTCCCGCGCGGTGATTTACATCGGCGGCGCGCAGACCGTGGAAGGCACGCATTTACTCAAAGAGGAACATCTGGCGGTTTTTGACTGCGCCAATAAATGCGGTATCGGCAAACGCTTCATCGATCCGATGGGCCACATCAAAATGATGGGCGCCGTGCAGCCGTTCCTTTCCGGCGCGATTTCCAAAACCGTGAATATTCCGAATGAAGCTACGGTGAAAGATATTGAAAAAATTTATTTCGAAGGCTGGAAACTCGGACTCAAAGCGGTGGCATTGTACCGTGACGGATCGAAATTTTCCCAGCCGCTCAGCAATAAATCTTCAAGCAGCGATATGGACGATATTGCCGGAACGATCACGCAGGAGCAGTTAGACAAAGCCGTCAAAGACGTTGTCGACCGGATGAGCAAGGAACTAAAACGCGGCCAGAAGAAACCCATTCCGCACAAACGGCACGGATTTACTCAGGAAGTTACGCTCGGCGGGCATAAGATCTATTTCCGCACCGGCGAATATGATAACGGGGAACTGGGCGAGATCTTTATCGATATGTTTAAAGAAGGCGCGGCGTACCGCAGTTTACTCAACTGCTTCGCCGTGGCGGTGT harbors:
- a CDS encoding vitamin B12-dependent ribonucleotide reductase — its product is MAVQNPEIQVKDVKKSFPSKAGKNEINGISYEGAKGLRFKRYFTQEGVHPFDAIEFEKRTSMITEPDGSIVFEMKDLEIPKSWSQLATDIAASKYFRKAGVPGTGHETSAKQLVHRVAHTIRAEGEKHGYFDTSADAEVFEMELTHLLINQMGAFNSPVWFNCGLYHEYGISGTGGNYFWNAKTGNVEATDDSYSHPQCSACFIQSVGDDLMGIFELAKNEARLFKYGSGTGSNFSSLRGKQEKLSGGGTSSGLMSFLAVLDRGAGATKSGGTTRRAAKMVCLDMEHPEIVDFINWKVKEEKKVKALIDAGYDSDFNGEAYQTVSGQNSNNSVRVSDKFMNSVLEDGKWNTIARTTGEVVDTYKARDLFDQIANAAWGCADPGIQFDDTINDWHTSPNTAKINASNPCSEYMFLDDTACNLASINLMKLTDESGKFDIDGFREASRIFIIAQEILVDMSSYPTHKIAQNSHDYRPLGLGYANLGTLLMVNGIPYDSEEGRAWAGAITAIMHAWGYRGSAEVASIKGTFAGYKKNEKPMMRVMNKHRDAAYKIDAENCPEELLKAAREDWDACVSMGEKFGYRNAQATVLAPTGTIGLLMDCDTTGVEPEFSLVKWKKLAGGGYFKIVNGSIPQSLRKLGYKAEEIDGIIKYILGHGTFKGAPYVNPEQLNQLGFTDAQIEEAEAYVNKNKSLDEWTPHINIKTLKARGLSGEQISRAVIYIGGAQTVEGTHLLKEEHLAVFDCANKCGIGKRFIDPMGHIKMMGAVQPFLSGAISKTVNIPNEATVKDIEKIYFEGWKLGLKAVALYRDGSKFSQPLSNKSSSSDMDDIAGTITQEQLDKAVKDVVDRMSKELKRGQKKPIPHKRHGFTQEVTLGGHKIYFRTGEYDNGELGEIFIDMFKEGAAYRSLLNCFAVAVSMGLQYGVPLEKFVEKFTFTRFEPSGFTNHPNIKNATSILDFIFRVLGMEYLGRMDFVHVPPTLDGQLQPTDIVEPKSEETNSPDMTEDSKAAHASLMERQLSEMMGDAPACDVCGHMTVRNGACYKCLNCGNSMGCS